GTCCTGTCTGGTCAGTCTGATACTCGTCTCCTTGCTGAGGATTCGTGAGCGTCATGAGCGTGACCTCGTAGTTCTTACTACACGTCTCATAGTCCGACCTCACATTCTTAACACAATCTGCATGCTTCAAGTACTCATCTTGATACCTTCCTCTCGTGCAAAGCTCTTGAACAACATCTGTGATACCGGCGTATATTCTGCGGAACACAACCTGTTCGTGTTTCTCCATGCAAACGTTCGTGTAGTTGTCTATGCATTTGATGCCCATGCGGAGTTCACTGTAACAAAATTTGttggtaaaattttgttttgatattgtcATATCATCATACTTCACAGTAACAAAAGAAGTGCAATAAAGATGTAAAATATATGGAAgcacaatatattttaacttaatagaAACGATGTAGTTTTATCCGAACGTTAATCTCAACTCCTACTTAAAGTTCTTCAGGAATTGCAATTGAAACCTAATCATAAGAATTCTGTACCATCTGACAAAAGGCTTTGATTGTCTGTCTGGCAATGCCGGTGAAGATTTATGGCACAAGATTGTCATTATCTTCATAATTGACCCGCCACCCGCTCGCTGCATTGAAATCGAGAATTGTCAGATAAACTAACAAGGGAGGTCTGTCTATcggcaaatatttaaattccaATCAAATCAGCAAAACAACAGACTTTTTGATACATCAGTGATGTCATTTCGATATTATAAGTGGTAGGTGTGAATAcagtaaacataaaacaaataacaaaatacggTTACGCAGAAATTGACAAAACGTGAGTGTCTTTTTGTGttgcttgtaaataaaaaactaaaagatTGCCAAGTGTCCgtcaaacgttttattttttagttatatgaaaaaatgtttatctaaatgaacattttataaacacttGTGACGTGCAGACAAGGTAAAATGGTATCATAAAACACACAGAGATGTTTTCAAGTTTCTTATGTTAAATAGTAATACATCATCACGTACAAACAATGAGCATGAATTACACACTATGCTACTTTATCAATTTTACAGGGCTGCTACAAATATAAATAGCCCAATTAGTTTTATATCCAACATATAAAAAAagactcattaatgtcccactggtGGGCAAGGGTCCCCTAAAATGCAGGTCGGGGAGTCCTACTGTACCTACTGTCCAACACATActgtagtttatttttcatttccttACAAATATTGCCTTGTTATATTTACGTGCCTTGATTATCCTTTAACGACGCTAAggaattcattaaaatttgacgACACTATTAAACAGACTTTACGGTGCCAATATCAATGACGTTAAATTTAAGAATTCCGTAACTTTTTCACGATTTAATACGCAATTACGCTTATggggaaaaataaatttagaatgATTTGATTTCAACAAAAAAGATCAATATGGTTTAGTGCCTACGTAAATATAGATAACAGAAGCATGTATGGCGTGACTATGACTAaggaaattaacaaaaaaaccaTGAGGTCATGTTGCGATAAGTGctgataaaatactatttaggaaataaaacaaatcttctGATCTCtgatgaaaaacatttttttcatacacGTGATGTCTTCCATTATAATAAGGATTCAAGTTTTCTTTCATACAAATAGAGTGATCATCGTTATCATTTAAGCCACTTCACGTGGACTTACTCTCACATACTCTACACTCTGAGTCAAGTACACAATCGTTCGAGATAGGAAATAGAGGAGATGACAATATTTCAGAATTGAAATTGAACAACTGTCTACTGCTACTAACGGTTGTGTACGAGTATGGCTATGACAGATATACGGCAAATAAAATCTTCATTCTAGCAAGAGTTTTTTTAGATAAATGagtatataaatttaaatcaacCATTTATAGACTGACATCTGCGTACACAGTAGGCACGAGACTGAACACAAATACACTCACCGGCACGGAAACTTGGCCACATACGAATTtggcgatattttttatattattatatttttattactaaatcaatGGTAGATTGATTTGATTAAGTGTTTGTTAGGATATTTAAAGTTgtaattaaaagattaactcaccaataataaagattttaagttttttactttcacgaaaaaaagtttcatcactttccacaaaaacaaaaacactgtaACTGGAAACTAAGCGAAatgtctttaaagtttttacattttaatatagtgtGTTTCCTCCTCGTGCCCTTATAACCGCTTGCATTCGATCAGGCATGCTTTGAATGGTGTTTCTGACGTCAACTTGCGGTATACTGTTCCAAGCGGATACTGCTGCACTTCGAAGTTCGTTTAAAGTTAGGGGAGGGTTGGATACCGACTTAATCTTTCTTTTAAGCATATCCCAGATATGCTCTATTGGATTTAGGTCTGGGCTTCGCGCTGGCCATATCAGTTTTTGAATACCGACCTCTTCCAGGTATTCTTCAACGCAATTTGCGACGTGGGGGCGTGCATTATTGTGCATTAATCTGAATTGCTCGTGTCCAATGAATCCAGAATAAGGCACAACATGTTCCTGAAGAACCTCCTCGATGTATCGCACAGCTGTAAGGCGATTATCGACAACAACCAGCTCCGTGCGTGCATCGGAACTAATGCATCCCCAAACCATTATTGAGCCTCCATAAAAACTCAGTTTGTGTGGTGGTGATTGGTAGAAATCGCTCTCCTCTTCTTCTCCACACTCCTTCCCGACCGCCAGGAGCACGTAAAGCTATCCTACACTCATCTGTGAACAATACGTTTGCCCATTGCTCATGCGTCCAGTTAGCGTGTTCTCGCGCGAAGCGAAGTCGAGCTACTCGGTGTTGTCTGAGGAGTTGTGGACCTCGCGCTGGCCTAcgagcttttaaattaacttcctcCATTCGTCTTCTCACCGTACGCTCACTCACATTCACACCTCTTGAAATTTAAAGTCGCTGGCGTATCTCAACTGCGGTGAGGTAGCGGTTTCTTAGAATTTCTAAGATAATAAAGCGATCGTCTCGAGCCGATGTGCACCTTTGGCCTCCACTACCTGGTCTGCGGGTGTACCCGCCCGTCTCTCGGTATCGTTTCAGGGCATACTGCATTGATGACCGAGGTACATTAAGTGCAGCAGCAACTTCACGCTGTGACATCCCTTGGTCAATCAGTGCTACAGCTTGTGCAACTTTTGCAGGTGTTAGGGGCATCCTTTATTGGTTAAAAGCACGCCTACTTACGAAATAAGAAACAGGAAATCACAAAAGTAAAAGAATGAAACAGAAAACCTTTAACATCACACTAAATCAAACTTGCAACTTAGTCGCTCAAATGACCCGAACCAACTAAAGCTCAGAACTAACGTCATAGTGCACTCAATCGTTATGAATTACTCTCTTGAGctgaagtaaacattttttttacctacCTGCACTACAAACCGTCAACTgaaacacttaaaatttttgCTATCGCGAGATAAGTGTTTGGCCAAGATTCcgtgccgctgagtgtattacaATATCTCGGATGTGTATAAGAATAAGAGAACATCCGtcatatcattatttattgcaacagtAAACAACGTTACGTACAAGAAGTGCTGGATTATCGCCAAACCGATACAGAAACATGTTCACAGCTAAACGTGTTTGTACGAAAACATTACCGTCGGCATTAGCTAATATCGCGTAATTTCAATGTTTACCGACCCGACCGCAGCAAAGTGCTTCATTGGCTATTCAGTTTCTGTATGAAGCGCTGAGTGAAGTCGGACAACTAGTTTCAAATTGCTATTTACCGCAAACAAGAGCACTAAATTAAGATGAGCTAACTGCGTGCCGACCGAGCCATTCCGTTGAACTTCTCGACGCAGCGCGAACTCTTTAACAAAACTTACTCACTTTCCTTAAGTTGGTGAGCGTAAATGAGAGATCGCTGCACCGCGATGCCGCTTAAGTGAAAAAGGCGTGAGAAGAACGCCATTCAGCTGCCGTAATTGGACATTTAAACTTAGTCATTCTTACGATGTTTCATTCTAAAATTCTGTAGTATCGTCACACTTTAAACTGATCAAGGCTAAAAGGTCCGATAATTTGATTTACGGTGTTAAGGCTGGTTTGAATGAATCCAGTGTTCGCAAACAAcgcttgtttttataaaaaaatctgaacgAAAACAACAGCTTCATTATCTTGTTGGAATAACCTTCGAGGGTCTATGCCTATGATTAGGAATCGAATAcgaataattgtataaataaacgtaCAATCTGCCTCGCAACTTCCGCTTCTAGAAACGTGTTATTCTTATTAGATTCTCATTGAAACCTACACATTATCTATGTCTCTAGCATATGGAACATTTTGCTAGAACAATTTTATAACCATTACTAGCAATAACGAATTCGTAATAATCGCCGCTGACATCTTTGAATCAAACCTTAGAACTCTTTTAGCgtcaacataattataaaaaaaaatgttatacttaCACGCAACTTTTATCCAATTCTTCCCTTGTTAAAGCGAAGGATATTTCTGGTGAACTGAGAACAGGTAATGCCATTGAACATCGTTGCAGGAGGTCCTCTTCACGGTTGCAATGTTCCTTCAGCGCACCTGTGGACAACAATGAAGCCATTGAAAAAATGACAGGGCCTTAGTAATAAATCATAGTTTCAATGGATAGAGCGAATAATAACGCCGCTCAGAATCTTGGATGATTCTATTCAGTTGCAATAAAGCAGCTCGGAgttttaatcgaaataatttatgtttggCCGGGATCTATTTTAGGTCTTTCTAACGATTATTTGAACTGGTCGACTCGATTTAAAATATAGTCTATACGACATCAACATTCGTCTTTTATAAGCTTTACTTTTGTTAGATTTCCTCGTTATTCATTCATCATACCCCAGAAAATACCTTATTAATGGAGAAGGTACAGGAAAAACTCACATATTGATATGAATGATAGACACAATAGCAAAACTATTTTCCTTACGGAAacgttcaataataattatcacggAATTATTATAGTGATTGAGAACTGCGATATTTATTTGCTATTATAGCGTAGTAATCGATCATACCTATAACACGGACCGATGTATCTTAATTAGAACTGGAAACCTTACGACGATCAAAGTGGTTTGCTGAACGAATTTTAAATAGATCTAACGATTCCATTTAGCACTTGTTTATTACTGCCTTAACTGGAACAAACGTGTTTCTTTCATGGATTTCTTCGTGAGATTGTTTCAGAAggataagtatatttattacacTGCTACTAGCTATATCAGCTGTATGGCACTTTTTTTATTGTGTGGTTAGACTatgtcactaggttgaccaacTAGTGCCTAAGTTAGTCAAGACACCTGAAaagcttttgacatggcttatcggctgttatcttaactgaccaCAGCCAAGACcgaccttttacgtgccctccaaaacATGAAGATACGCTCAGTTCAAAATAATACTCAGCGGactttcaataaatatacaGACAGTTCCCAGGTGTCTTGGATTCCTCAATTCTTCACATACGATTAATTCCATGATTTGCTTAATTAAACCTTCATTTCCATACTAGTAAAGCCCAGAGGACGGGTGTAATAACctctttttgaatattttcgcTGTGTAGCAGCAATTTAGTTAGgtgaaaagtttaaattaacttttctttAACTCTCTTTGAAGTCTATAAACTTATAATTCGGGGCTACACAGGGATTCCTAAAAGGGTTCGTAGATGTCTTATAAAATAGGGGACCCTAGGTGAAATACAATTACGAAGACTAACTTTACTACaagcttaattaaataaaaatctattgtttGCTATTAATGCGTAATATTTTGTCACTTAAGTcatatatctttaaaatatcgGTAAATGTTTGGTAATTATTCTGAGATCattatcattcatatttttggCATTACAAAAGTGCTCCCtatctttctttaaaataagaaGGTGTCACGATAATAATCTATGTAAGATACATAGACTAactattatattctatttatcGGCGTAATATGTGTCCTTACGATGGACCATTAGGCTGTTCAACTGTATTCTAACTGTTGAACtctatt
Above is a genomic segment from Anticarsia gemmatalis isolate Benzon Research Colony breed Stoneville strain chromosome 8, ilAntGemm2 primary, whole genome shotgun sequence containing:
- the LOC142974925 gene encoding uncharacterized protein LOC142974925 — its product is MYKIIKLSCILIIVSLSATGALKEHCNREEDLLQRCSMALPVLSSPEISFALTREELDKSCVELRMGIKCIDNYTNVCMEKHEQVVFRRIYAGITDVVQELCTRGRYQDEYLKHADCVKNVRSDYETCSKNYEVTLMTLTNPQQGDEYQTDQTGLAPSHEDRLRTVCCSFQEYLRCSERTVQRSCGDEAALFTSAFLKRMASNIIKNFCLEYSGQECGSPDTGTHISHSDFLIGVAALAHLAFHTYGLLAPT